The Lampris incognitus isolate fLamInc1 chromosome 7, fLamInc1.hap2, whole genome shotgun sequence genome window below encodes:
- the tlcd5a gene encoding TLC domain-containing protein 5a, whose translation MALLAAAALLCLSGWVSLYIILCNVSGSRGYEWNCRLVTLLHGILAVCITAYIGYVDGPWPFTHPGTKNTPLQISAMMLSLGYFMFDMGWCVYFNTEGPVMLAHHTMSILGILLTLWLGESGIESCAVLFGSEITNPLLQARWFLKQTGHYETLLGDVVDVLFVLLFVFMRVFVGGTMLYCELISPRPRFYIKCGGVAMYTLSWVFMVDIGRFAIRKGKSRYRFWKDQHKEESLVLNGHEGKMD comes from the exons ATGGCATTGCTTGCTGCTGCTGCACTCCTGTGCCTCTCCGGTTGGGTTTCTCTCTACATCATCCTGTGTAACGTCAGTGGATCCCGGGGATACGAATGGAACTGTCGCCTGGTCACCCTGCTGCATGGAATCCTTGCAGTTTGTATCACAGCTTACATAGGTTATGTGGATGGACCCTGGCCGTTTACACATCCAG GCACTAAGAACACGCCCTTGCAGATCAGCGCCATGATGTTGAGCTTGGGCTACTTTATGTTTGATATGGGCTGGTGTGTGTACTTCAATACAGAAGGACCCGTTATGCTAGCCCACCACACCATGAGCATCCTGGGAATCCTGTTAACCCTGTGGCTGGGGGAGTCTGGCATAGAGTCCTGTGCTGTTCTCTTTGGTAGTGAAATCACCAACCCCCTCCTGCAGGCACGCTGGTTCCTCAAACAGACCGGACATTATGAGACACTACTGGGTGATGTTGTGGACGTCCTGTTCGTGCTGCTGTTTGTGTTCATGCGGGTCTTTGTGGGAGGAACAATGTTGTACTGTGAGTTGATCTCCCCAAGGCCGAGGTTCTATATCAAGTGCGGCGGAGTGGCTATGTATACTCTTTCCTGGGTATTTATGGTGGACATTGGTCGATTTGCCATCCGGAAGGGAAAAAGCAGGTACAGATTTTGGAAAGACCAGCACAAGGAGGAGTCACTTGTTCTCAATGGCCATGAAGGGAAGATGGACTGA